Within the Thermostichus lividus PCC 6715 genome, the region CCCAGCGCACGGGCTGATCCAACATCATAAAAAAGCAGGCTTCGAGGGATTGCTCAAAAAAGGTTTCAAGAAGTTCCTGATTCCTTTGCAGTTGCAGTTCCAGTTGCTTGCGGCGGCTCACATCTCGGGAGGTTGTCACCAAAAATAGGGGTGTTCCCTGTTCATTGCAGATGGGATGAGTCAGGGTTTCAAGCCAGATGTAGGAGCCATTTTTTTTGCGCATCCGGTAGGTCTCAACTAGCTCTGTTGTCCCCTGCAGCGCCAAGGCATGGGCACCACTGCGAATGCGCTCCACGTCATCGGGATGGAAAAACCGGTAAGGACTTTGACCAACGAGTTCATCGGGACGATACCCCAAGAGCCGTTCACTGGAGGGCGTAACGTAGAGATAGCAGCCGTTGGGTTCGTGCAGACAAATCAGATCATCTGTGTAGTTGACCAGTAGCTCTGTAAAATGTTCAAATTCGCCGATGAGCATGGCTTAGAGTCCGCACCGCTGTGCGGTCGGAGTCGGGAGTATGTCACTGCAGTACTGGAATATTTTCAAGGCTAGGACGTTTGCTATTGCGAATGCCGGCGATCGCCGCCGCATAATCTGGAGCATTAAACACGGCTGAACCTGCCACAATGGCATTGGCTCCCGCCTCTAGCACCTGCCATGTATTATCAACCTTCAGACCGCCATCGACCTCAATCCATGGATCTAAGCCCCGGTCTTCACACATTTGCCGCAACCGTTGAATTTTCGGCAGAACCGCTGGAATAAACTTCTGGCCGCCAAACCCTGGGTTCACACTCATAATCAAGATGAGATCGCACACCTCAAGGACATACTCAATGAGGTCTAGCGGGCTAGAGGGATTGAGAACCACCCCAGCTTGCTTACCTAATTCACGAATTTGGCACAGGGTGCGGTGCAAGTGGG harbors:
- the rpe gene encoding ribulose-phosphate 3-epimerase, with the protein product MSAKPVVIAPSILSADFSRLGEEIEAVDRAGADWIHVDVMDGRFVPNITIGPLIVEAIRPLTQKPLDVHLMIVEPEKYVADFAKAGADIISVHAEHNASPHLHRTLCQIRELGKQAGVVLNPSSPLDLIEYVLEVCDLILIMSVNPGFGGQKFIPAVLPKIQRLRQMCEDRGLDPWIEVDGGLKVDNTWQVLEAGANAIVAGSAVFNAPDYAAAIAGIRNSKRPSLENIPVLQ